A part of Corvus cornix cornix isolate S_Up_H32 chromosome Z, ASM73873v5, whole genome shotgun sequence genomic DNA contains:
- the ZFAND5 gene encoding AN1-type zinc finger protein 5 → MTQETNQTPGPMLCSTGCGFYGNPRTNGMCSVCYKEHLQRQQNSGRISPMGTTNGSNSPTSESSSAQRPDTSLNNCEGAAGSTSEKTRNVPVAALPVTQQMTEMSISREDDLTPKTETEPVVTQPSPSVSQPGTSESEERGAELPKPKKNRCFMCRKKVGLTGFDCRCGNLFCGLHRYSDKHNCPYDYKAEAAAKIRKENPVVVAEKIQRI, encoded by the exons ATGACTCAGGAGACAAACCAGACCCCAGGGCCTATGCTGTGTAGTACAGGATGTGGATTTTATGGAAATCCTAGGACAAATGGGATGTGTTCTGTTTGCTACAAAGAACATCTTCAGCGACAGCAGAATAGTGGTAGAATCAGCCCAATGG GAACAACCAATGGTTCAAACAGTCCTACCTCAGAATCTTCATCTGCACAGAGACCAGACACTAGCTTAAACAACTGtgaaggtgctgctggcagcacatcTGAAAAAACAAG AAATGTGCCTGTTGCCGCTTTGCCTGTAACGCAGCAAATGACAGAAATGAGCATTTCAAGAGAAGACGACTTAACACCGAAAACAGAGACTGAGCCAG TTGTTACTCAACCAAGCCCATCAGTTTCTCAGCCTGGTACTTCAGAGAGTGAAGAGAGAGGTGCTGAACTGCCGAAACCAAAGAAGAACAGATGTTTCATGTGCAGGAAGAAGGTTGGCCTTACAG GATTTGACTGCCGATGTGGAAACCTGTTTTGTGGACTTCACCGTTACTCTGACAAGCATAACTGCCCATATGATTacaaagcagaagctgcagcaaaaatcagaaaagagaaTCCAGTTGTGGTGGctgaaaaaattcagagaatATAA